In Sphingomonas sp. SORGH_AS_0950, the following are encoded in one genomic region:
- a CDS encoding zinc-binding dehydrogenase, with product MKAARKTANGRFEIAEVEEPRLPADDWVKARVRMAGICGTDLRHWEKAEEELHCCIMGHELAGEVVEIGSAVTRVAVGDRVLVESVLGCGHCDWCRVQQYNRCPDLYPTRRASVSRAYAEYVVGPQHKFHRLPDSVGFDDAALLDTYAVALHAQHLSGLTIGSRVAIIGAGPIGLGQLMLAKASGATVTIIDRMPHALALAARLGADRIVHSDDDDPQGAIGAMTDDRGADIVFECAGGESMPDTLPLATRLVRRGGKVVIVGGFDDGAIAIPLEWQRIQMSEITLIPAPASPFTTSMPNRSR from the coding sequence ATGAAAGCCGCCCGGAAGACCGCCAATGGCCGTTTCGAGATCGCCGAAGTCGAGGAGCCGCGCCTGCCCGCCGACGATTGGGTCAAGGCGCGGGTGCGGATGGCGGGCATATGCGGAACCGACCTGCGCCATTGGGAAAAGGCGGAGGAAGAGCTGCACTGCTGTATCATGGGCCATGAACTGGCGGGGGAGGTCGTCGAGATCGGTTCGGCGGTCACCCGCGTCGCGGTCGGCGACCGGGTGCTGGTCGAATCCGTCCTTGGCTGCGGCCATTGCGACTGGTGCCGGGTGCAGCAATATAATCGCTGCCCGGACCTCTATCCGACCCGCCGTGCCAGCGTTTCGCGCGCCTATGCCGAATATGTCGTCGGCCCGCAGCACAAGTTCCACCGCCTGCCCGACAGCGTGGGGTTCGACGATGCGGCGCTGCTGGATACTTATGCCGTGGCGCTGCATGCCCAGCATCTGTCGGGCCTGACCATCGGATCGCGGGTGGCGATCATCGGGGCGGGGCCGATCGGGCTGGGCCAGCTGATGCTCGCCAAGGCCAGCGGCGCGACCGTCACGATCATCGACAGGATGCCGCACGCGCTCGCGCTGGCCGCGCGGCTGGGCGCGGACCGCATTGTCCATTCGGACGACGACGACCCGCAGGGCGCGATCGGCGCCATGACCGACGATCGCGGTGCCGACATCGTGTTCGAATGCGCGGGTGGCGAGTCCATGCCCGATACGCTGCCGCTCGCCACGCGGTTGGTGCGGCGCGGCGGCAAGGTCGTCATCGTCGGCGGTTTCGACGATGGCGCCATCGCCATCCCGCTGGAGTGGCAGCGTATCCAGATGTCCGAGATCACCCTGATCCCAGCGCCAGCTTCGCCTTTTACGACATCCATGCCGAACAGGTCGAGGTGA
- a CDS encoding glycosyltransferase family 32 protein produces MIPKRLHVIWVGDEAKRPDNCIDTWRAMHPDWEFRLWGNQDFSACQWANRAHMDAMWSRELNGVADMMRWEILYHHGGVLVDADSICVRPLDEHLLDCEAFACWESEVARPGLIAAGYFGCESENPFVGQIIKDIAAETSVTDRMAWQSVGPQRVTDAYRAYGYNRLRIYPSHYFIPEHFTGIAYDGSDPVYAHQLWGSTRGAYDVIHQHALVSAVPEAQPEAPVAVHDPDLEQGLFHRVWFGDKPIPPHYEAYWAAWQRQFPDARFITWTDADVAKLTMSCEKIESVSVLPMRADIARYEILYRFGGICLDCNVMPHRHFDPAEMSRTLTVCNEDASTDYCSIGFIGAPKGHAIFRELLDHIMTHDLDETRVNISTGPWLFGAFLKRHAHRRLGTEAFYPYLYDQPLASGRRRTLENTYGIHVWGGSWLPEQVRKDKAMDLLRKGDLEEPAAILAGYDDEWSQDVSILIQGMREIRTGSVGMAAILQPDMSIDADDRLAFEFGKVAAWLLDRDGGHMVWRIGASEGMPVDPLRPVMVNYDPPAVLLEPDAHRFSALERGYRNNRNAMFLPFGYGTGEGRVYAVDPITVAATGLAQAVGASPARNGKKAINGKTSMIPGSSCIEQAAVPVVTYQDMLAKTGGRAADMLVVDAGSMDRAIILDILAHGASPMVLHFETRRLDADEQRALLAALEGDYVVLRFGDAMTAYRIDVIKDYARALYIEHGMPTIYSAGLKMLNGL; encoded by the coding sequence ATGATCCCCAAGCGCCTCCACGTCATCTGGGTCGGCGACGAAGCCAAGCGGCCGGACAATTGCATCGATACCTGGCGGGCGATGCATCCCGACTGGGAGTTCCGCTTGTGGGGCAATCAGGACTTTTCCGCCTGCCAATGGGCCAACCGCGCGCATATGGATGCGATGTGGTCGCGCGAACTCAACGGCGTCGCCGATATGATGCGCTGGGAAATCCTCTACCACCATGGCGGCGTTCTGGTCGATGCCGACAGCATCTGCGTCCGCCCGCTCGACGAGCACCTCCTCGACTGCGAAGCGTTTGCCTGTTGGGAGAGCGAAGTCGCGCGTCCGGGCCTGATCGCGGCGGGTTATTTCGGGTGCGAGAGCGAAAACCCGTTCGTCGGCCAGATCATCAAGGATATCGCCGCCGAGACCAGCGTCACCGACCGGATGGCGTGGCAGAGCGTCGGCCCGCAACGTGTGACCGACGCCTATCGTGCCTATGGCTATAATCGGCTGCGCATCTATCCCAGCCATTATTTCATCCCGGAGCATTTCACCGGCATCGCCTATGACGGCAGTGATCCGGTCTATGCGCACCAGCTCTGGGGATCGACGCGCGGCGCCTATGACGTGATCCACCAACACGCGCTCGTCTCCGCCGTTCCGGAGGCGCAGCCCGAGGCCCCGGTGGCGGTGCATGACCCGGATCTGGAGCAGGGGCTGTTCCACCGCGTCTGGTTCGGAGACAAGCCGATCCCGCCGCATTACGAAGCCTATTGGGCGGCATGGCAGCGGCAGTTTCCGGATGCGCGCTTCATCACCTGGACCGACGCCGACGTCGCGAAACTGACCATGTCGTGCGAGAAGATCGAGTCCGTCTCGGTCCTTCCGATGCGCGCCGACATCGCACGCTACGAAATCCTCTATCGCTTCGGCGGTATTTGCCTCGATTGCAACGTCATGCCGCATCGACATTTCGACCCCGCCGAAATGTCGCGGACGCTGACCGTCTGCAACGAGGATGCCTCGACCGACTATTGCTCGATCGGTTTCATCGGCGCGCCGAAGGGGCACGCGATCTTCCGCGAATTGCTCGATCATATCATGACCCATGATCTCGATGAGACACGGGTCAATATCTCGACCGGGCCCTGGCTGTTCGGAGCTTTCTTGAAGCGGCACGCCCATCGCCGGCTCGGGACCGAGGCATTCTACCCGTATCTTTACGACCAGCCGCTGGCATCGGGGCGCCGACGGACGCTGGAAAACACCTATGGCATCCACGTCTGGGGCGGCTCCTGGCTGCCCGAGCAGGTGCGCAAGGACAAGGCGATGGATCTGCTCCGCAAGGGCGATCTGGAAGAACCCGCCGCGATCCTAGCAGGTTACGACGATGAGTGGTCACAGGATGTCAGCATTCTGATCCAGGGAATGCGGGAGATCCGCACCGGCAGCGTCGGCATGGCGGCGATTTTGCAACCCGATATGTCGATCGATGCGGACGACCGGCTCGCATTCGAATTCGGCAAGGTCGCGGCCTGGCTGCTCGACCGCGATGGCGGCCATATGGTGTGGCGGATCGGCGCGAGCGAGGGCATGCCGGTCGACCCGCTGCGGCCGGTGATGGTCAACTATGATCCGCCCGCAGTTCTGCTGGAGCCCGATGCGCACAGGTTCTCCGCCCTGGAGCGTGGCTATCGCAACAACCGCAACGCGATGTTCCTGCCCTTCGGATACGGGACGGGTGAGGGAAGGGTCTATGCAGTCGACCCGATAACAGTCGCGGCAACGGGTTTGGCCCAGGCGGTCGGCGCTTCCCCGGCTCGCAATGGCAAGAAGGCGATCAACGGCAAGACGAGCATGATCCCAGGCTCGTCCTGCATCGAGCAGGCGGCAGTGCCGGTCGTCACCTATCAGGACATGCTGGCCAAGACCGGCGGACGCGCGGCGGACATGCTCGTCGTCGACGCTGGGAGCATGGATAGGGCCATCATCCTCGACATTCTCGCCCATGGAGCGTCGCCGATGGTCCTGCATTTCGAGACACGCCGTCTCGACGCCGATGAGCAGCGCGCGCTGCTGGCGGCGCTTGAGGGTGATTATGTCGTGCTTCGCTTCGGCGACGCCATGACCGCCTACCGCATCGACGTCATCAAGGATTATGCACGGGCCCTCTATATCGAGCATGGCATGCCGACGATCTACAGCGCGGGCCTGAAGATGCTGAACGGGCTGTAA
- a CDS encoding DUF2254 domain-containing protein: MISKARIGWLLHRIARKIWFRAALISAASVVVAAFAGIVARTVPYHFTGDIGQNAVGTVLEIIASSMLAVTTFSLTAMVSAYSSATQLATPRATQLLISDRMSQNALSTFLGAFIFAVVGIIGLQTRLYGGQGRVLLLIATVLLVALVVVTLLRWIAHLAAFGRMSDVIDRVEDAAGSAMQAFASDPYLGGRPAIPVPAHARLVRSQTIGYVTHVDIGRLAALAREHDLVVHVEAIPGTLVHKGRPLLHVVGGTGECDDDLSDAFVIERHRDFDHDPRLGQIALGEIAGRALAPATNDPGTAVEVLNALLRTLSELPAQAPSADADLPPVHVPRPSVDEMIRAGFTPIVREGAGEEEVAIRAFKILHALGEALPHAVATTRALAHELRQNVERVMLDQAALARTLAVYEEHAR, translated from the coding sequence ATGATCTCGAAGGCCCGCATCGGATGGCTCCTCCATCGTATCGCACGCAAGATCTGGTTCCGCGCCGCGCTCATCAGTGCCGCCAGCGTGGTCGTCGCCGCCTTTGCGGGGATCGTTGCCCGAACGGTCCCCTATCACTTCACCGGCGATATCGGCCAGAATGCGGTCGGTACGGTCCTGGAGATCATCGCCTCCTCAATGCTCGCCGTCACCACCTTCTCGTTGACGGCGATGGTCAGCGCCTATTCGTCCGCGACCCAGCTGGCGACGCCGCGGGCGACCCAGTTGCTGATCTCGGATCGCATGTCGCAAAATGCGCTCTCGACCTTCCTCGGGGCGTTCATCTTTGCCGTGGTCGGCATTATCGGCCTGCAAACCCGCCTCTATGGCGGGCAGGGGCGCGTGTTGCTGCTCATCGCCACGGTCCTGCTCGTCGCGCTGGTTGTCGTGACCCTGCTGCGCTGGATCGCCCATCTCGCCGCGTTCGGGCGCATGTCGGACGTGATCGACCGGGTCGAGGATGCGGCAGGGTCCGCCATGCAGGCGTTCGCGAGCGACCCATATCTGGGCGGACGACCGGCCATCCCGGTTCCCGCCCATGCGCGGCTGGTGCGGTCGCAGACGATCGGTTATGTGACGCATGTCGATATCGGTCGACTGGCCGCACTGGCCCGGGAACACGACCTCGTCGTCCATGTGGAGGCGATCCCCGGTACGCTGGTGCACAAGGGGCGTCCGCTGCTCCATGTGGTCGGGGGAACGGGGGAGTGCGACGACGACCTGTCGGACGCCTTCGTGATTGAGCGGCACCGCGATTTCGATCACGATCCCCGGCTCGGACAGATCGCCCTTGGTGAGATTGCGGGGCGGGCTCTGGCGCCCGCCACCAATGATCCCGGCACCGCCGTCGAGGTGCTGAATGCGTTGTTGCGCACCCTGAGCGAGCTGCCCGCCCAGGCGCCGTCAGCGGACGCCGATCTGCCGCCCGTCCATGTCCCGCGTCCGTCCGTGGACGAGATGATCCGCGCCGGCTTCACGCCGATCGTGCGGGAGGGGGCAGGCGAGGAAGAGGTCGCTATCCGCGCCTTCAAGATCCTCCACGCGTTGGGTGAGGCCCTGCCTCACGCGGTCGCGACGACCCGCGCGCTGGCGCATGAGCTGCGGCAGAATGTCGAGCGCGTGATGCTCGACCAGGCTGCCCTGGCGCGGACGCTGGCGGTGTATGAGGAGCATGCGCGTTGA
- a CDS encoding sensor histidine kinase gives MGVRRRAFGQLPLLRERRALAYAAVLLLSAIAWWVRWALDPAFPPGFPYLTFFPAVIISAFLFGRGPGTVSAIVCGLLAWYFFIPPVHTFDFESRTLVALGFYAGVVAVDIGLVDAMQRANERSSRLAAEQRQLAERTELLFHELQHRVSNNIQMVGAMLSLQQRQIVDPIARMVLTDASTKLQLIGRIQRQLYSTTGEQVPLDIFLRDLMTDLFAADSKPGILHRIEAVPGIRLSPDAAIPLALIMAEGIANAMEHGFADREFGQLVVTLTLEDDIIELRVIDDGAGLPPDFDLHRSDSLGLKLVRSLAKQMEAEISIRNNRSSGAMLRLSLPNSADQG, from the coding sequence ATGGGGGTAAGGCGCCGGGCCTTTGGGCAATTGCCGCTGCTTCGCGAGCGCAGGGCGCTGGCCTATGCGGCGGTGCTGCTGCTGTCGGCCATCGCCTGGTGGGTGCGCTGGGCGCTCGATCCGGCCTTTCCGCCGGGCTTTCCCTATCTGACCTTCTTTCCGGCGGTCATCATTTCCGCGTTCCTGTTCGGGCGCGGTCCGGGCACCGTTTCGGCCATCGTCTGCGGCCTGCTCGCCTGGTATTTCTTCATTCCGCCGGTCCATACGTTCGATTTCGAATCGCGTACGCTGGTGGCCCTGGGCTTTTACGCCGGGGTCGTTGCGGTCGATATCGGGCTGGTCGATGCCATGCAGCGTGCCAATGAACGCTCGTCCCGACTGGCGGCCGAGCAGCGGCAGCTGGCCGAACGGACCGAGCTGCTCTTCCACGAATTACAGCACCGGGTGTCCAACAACATCCAGATGGTCGGTGCCATGCTGTCCCTCCAACAGCGGCAGATCGTCGACCCGATCGCGCGTATGGTCCTGACCGACGCGTCCACCAAATTGCAGCTGATCGGACGGATCCAGCGGCAGCTCTACTCGACCACCGGGGAGCAGGTACCGCTGGACATCTTCCTCCGCGACCTGATGACGGACCTTTTCGCCGCCGACAGCAAACCGGGCATCCTGCACCGGATCGAGGCCGTGCCCGGCATCCGCCTGTCGCCCGATGCGGCCATTCCGCTGGCCCTCATCATGGCCGAAGGCATCGCCAATGCGATGGAGCATGGCTTTGCCGACCGGGAATTCGGCCAGCTCGTCGTCACCCTGACCCTGGAGGACGATATCATAGAGCTTCGCGTGATCGACGATGGGGCGGGCTTGCCGCCGGATTTCGACCTCCATCGATCGGACAGCCTCGGCCTGAAGCTGGTGCGCAGTCTGGCGAAGCAGATGGAGGCGGAGATCAGCATCCGGAACAACAGGTCATCAGGCGCGATGTTGCGCCTCTCGCTGCCGAACAGCGCCGATCAGGGGTGA
- a CDS encoding PTS fructose transporter subunit IIC, which yields MKRIFAIVDARESGVTGVLAGEALRRAARDIGSPIEIELRTAQGIVNPVSPGPAESGDRLLFVGAADTADAATRARADHLVTLEAVLADPAAALDMQSDRPVAGRARKIVAITSCPTGIAHTFMAAEGLQEGARQLGYDIHVETQGSVGAGNPLTPGQIAEADVVLIAADREVDRARFAGKRVLVSNTKPAITGGAALIEKALAEARVQGEAASGDAPTASPASERAGPYKHLMTGVSFMLPFVVAGGLLIALAFALGGIHANDDAAAGTLAHALFTIGAKAGFALMVPALAGYIAYSIADRPGIAPGMIGGMLASTLGAGFLGGIVAGFIAGYGVDALNRAIRLPKNLQGLKPVLILPLLGTLLTGLLMIYAVGTPVAAALAFLTEWLRGMQGSNAVLLGLILGAMMAFDMGGPVNKAAYAFSVGLVASQVYTPMAATMAAGMTPPLAIALATRLFRTRFTADEREAGAAAAVLGLAFISEGAIPFAARDPLRMIPSLMAGSAVTGAISMVAGVELRVPHGGVFVLPIPGAVTHLAAYLVAILAGVVASALLIGVLKRPVAQG from the coding sequence ATGAAGCGGATTTTTGCGATCGTCGATGCGCGCGAGTCCGGCGTCACCGGCGTACTGGCGGGCGAAGCGCTGCGCCGGGCCGCGCGCGATATCGGCTCGCCGATCGAGATCGAGCTGCGCACCGCGCAGGGTATCGTCAACCCGGTCTCACCCGGACCGGCGGAGAGCGGCGACCGCCTGCTGTTCGTCGGCGCCGCCGACACCGCCGATGCGGCGACCCGCGCCCGTGCCGACCATCTGGTGACGCTGGAGGCGGTGCTCGCCGATCCGGCCGCCGCGCTCGACATGCAGTCCGACCGCCCGGTCGCCGGTCGGGCCCGGAAAATCGTCGCCATCACCTCCTGCCCCACCGGCATCGCGCACACCTTCATGGCGGCGGAGGGGTTGCAGGAGGGCGCGCGGCAACTCGGTTATGACATCCATGTCGAGACGCAAGGGTCGGTCGGCGCGGGCAACCCGCTGACCCCCGGACAGATCGCCGAGGCCGATGTGGTCCTGATCGCCGCCGATCGCGAGGTCGATCGTGCGCGGTTCGCGGGCAAGCGCGTGCTGGTCAGCAACACGAAACCCGCCATCACCGGCGGCGCGGCATTGATCGAGAAGGCGCTGGCCGAGGCGAGAGTCCAGGGCGAGGCCGCCAGCGGCGATGCGCCCACCGCCTCCCCAGCGAGCGAGCGTGCCGGGCCCTATAAGCATCTGATGACCGGCGTGTCGTTCATGCTGCCCTTCGTGGTGGCGGGCGGGCTGCTGATCGCCCTCGCCTTCGCGCTGGGCGGCATCCACGCCAATGACGATGCCGCCGCGGGCACGCTCGCCCATGCCCTGTTCACCATCGGGGCGAAGGCGGGCTTTGCGCTGATGGTCCCGGCGCTGGCCGGATATATCGCCTATTCGATCGCCGACCGGCCCGGCATCGCGCCGGGGATGATCGGCGGGATGCTCGCCAGCACGCTGGGGGCTGGCTTTCTCGGCGGTATCGTGGCGGGCTTCATCGCGGGTTACGGCGTCGACGCGCTGAACCGGGCGATCCGCCTGCCCAAAAATCTTCAGGGCCTGAAGCCCGTGCTAATCCTGCCGCTGCTCGGCACGCTGCTGACCGGGTTGCTGATGATCTATGCGGTGGGCACGCCGGTCGCGGCGGCGCTGGCCTTTCTGACCGAATGGCTGCGCGGGATGCAGGGGTCCAACGCGGTCCTGCTCGGGCTCATCCTGGGCGCGATGATGGCGTTCGACATGGGCGGCCCGGTCAACAAGGCGGCCTATGCCTTTTCGGTCGGGCTGGTCGCGTCGCAGGTCTATACGCCGATGGCGGCGACCATGGCGGCGGGCATGACGCCGCCGCTCGCCATCGCGCTCGCGACACGGCTGTTCCGCACCCGCTTCACCGCCGACGAGCGCGAGGCGGGGGCCGCCGCCGCCGTCCTGGGGCTGGCCTTCATCAGCGAGGGCGCGATCCCCTTCGCCGCGCGCGATCCACTCCGGATGATCCCGTCGCTGATGGCGGGGTCGGCCGTCACCGGGGCGATCTCGATGGTCGCCGGTGTCGAACTGCGCGTGCCGCATGGCGGTGTGTTCGTGCTGCCCATTCCCGGCGCCGTCACGCATCTGGCCGCCTATCTCGTGGCGATCCTGGCCGGCGTGGTGGCGAGCGCGCTGCTCATCGGCGTGCTGAAGCGTCCGGTGGCGCAAGGATGA
- the pfkB gene encoding 1-phosphofructokinase gives MRIATVTFNPAIDQTITLDRLIPGEVHRARSVRQDAGGKGINVASCLADWGVPVSVFGLLGQANAALFETLFAQKAIQDRFLRVSGDTRVNMKLVDDADTTDINMSGAAVEEAQVAAVEQAVADFAGPDTLIVLSGSLPPGCHPGVYADMIRTLSERGAKVLLDTSGPALTQALRAATLPAIVKPNRRELAAWSGEPLDGLDDVVRCAETLLRRGVALVVVSMGEDGALFLSDEGAILAKLAAGPLASTVGAGDAMVAGLAAGLAEGASLERIARLSTAFAVAKLGRTGPHLPSGATIDSLAGQVMIRQVAKTGPAMTGEDA, from the coding sequence ATGCGCATCGCCACCGTCACCTTCAATCCCGCGATCGACCAGACGATCACGCTGGATCGGCTGATCCCCGGCGAGGTCCATCGCGCCCGTTCCGTGCGACAGGATGCGGGGGGCAAGGGTATCAACGTCGCCAGCTGCCTTGCCGACTGGGGCGTGCCGGTCAGCGTGTTCGGACTGTTGGGGCAGGCCAATGCGGCGCTGTTCGAAACGCTGTTCGCGCAAAAGGCGATCCAGGATCGCTTCCTGCGCGTATCCGGCGATACCCGCGTCAACATGAAGCTCGTCGACGATGCCGACACCACCGACATCAACATGAGCGGCGCGGCGGTCGAAGAGGCGCAGGTCGCCGCCGTCGAGCAGGCGGTGGCGGACTTTGCGGGGCCCGACACGCTGATCGTCCTGTCCGGCAGCCTGCCGCCGGGATGCCATCCCGGCGTGTATGCCGACATGATCCGAACCCTGAGCGAGCGCGGCGCCAAGGTGCTTCTCGACACCAGCGGCCCTGCTTTGACCCAGGCGCTTCGCGCGGCCACCCTGCCCGCGATCGTCAAACCGAACCGGCGCGAACTGGCCGCCTGGTCGGGCGAGCCGCTCGACGGCCTGGACGATGTCGTACGCTGCGCCGAGACGCTGCTCCGGCGCGGGGTCGCGCTGGTCGTCGTGTCGATGGGCGAGGATGGCGCGCTGTTCCTGTCTGACGAAGGCGCGATCCTGGCGAAGCTGGCGGCGGGGCCGCTGGCCAGCACCGTCGGCGCCGGGGACGCCATGGTCGCGGGCCTCGCTGCCGGGCTTGCCGAAGGCGCATCGCTGGAACGCATCGCCAGACTGTCGACGGCCTTCGCGGTCGCCAAGCTGGGCCGCACCGGCCCGCACCTGCCGAGCGGGGCGACGATCGATTCCCTGGCCGGGCAGGTCATGATCCGCCAGGTCGCCAAGACCGGCCCGGCGATGACGGGAGAGGACGCATGA